The Manihot esculenta cultivar AM560-2 chromosome 17, M.esculenta_v8, whole genome shotgun sequence genome contains the following window.
TTTAGCCAATGCGTTTCGCTTCTCCTTCAACTCCTTCTCCCTTTTTTCAAAAGTACTTCCATCGTAAAGTCCTCTTAGTGTATCTTTCTTCAGCAAACCATGTTCGTCCTTGAAAAGATGGTACGTTAATGACCATTGTGTCCAGGTTGAAATCCTGCattaattatcaataatttattaatttccaactgtttattaattatattaaattttacaatcAAAATCTTTAACCAACCATCCAAAGTAGTCTTTAGGTTTTTTGTGCGCCCTTCGCATTTCACTCAGTTCACTTCTTGTCAATGCATCTGAATGTGTACGTGCATAGTCGCGGAAAATATTTTCGAATTTCTCCTCAATAAATCTGCAAATATTACTATATAAACTCTCTATTGAAATTAAGAATTTtccaaaaatttaattcaattcattttttttataacttaaaaaattttcatttaaaaaaaattaaaatcctcattttataaattttttttacaaaatatatcaTGATAAACTGAAAAAACGATTAAAGTTTTTACAAGATCTAACTcaacaaaatttaaaagattagtgAAATATCAAGGTTTGATTTACATCCATATCTTCACAGAAAGGAAAAGTAAATTGTTCAAGATTTAACTATGAACTTGTTTGGCAAGAAAGAAAACGACAAATACCTTCCTTTCTCGTCATAGGTATCAGTACCGCTCTTAATTTTGGCGAGAACGATGTTCCGCAACTCAATAGGGAATAGTAGAGAAGGAAACTTTCCCTGCAATTAATGCATCAAAGTTAAATCAACACATCCTTTTAAACAACgccaatttattattattttatctaaatCGAATTTGTATAGattcatatataaataaattatataaaattttaaatatttttaaagttgtattataaattttaaataaaaaagaatttttaattagttatatACAATTTAAGATTACATTAAAACTATCgtctatcaaaattaaattaaaactttcatttcttcaataactattaactattttttaaaataaatttcaaaatgaataaaaaatatatcctcaataacaaagataaaatatgataaaaagttttaaatattattattaaattacaaaaaattcaaaaaaaaaaattaatgcttAGTGTACAGTAGAtgtgtaaatttaaaaaattttacaattttcttttttcttatgcAATTCTATGAGTAAACTATTAACCCTTCTTCTACTGAGAAAATCATGttaaaaacaagaagaaaaaaagaaagaaagaaagaagaagagagagagagagagagagagagagagggagggagGGAGAGTTTCTGAGTCCACTGCTTAGATGCTAGAGGAAGTGAGAGAGGAACATACAGGGCGAGTTAACTGACTGAAAGCTCCATTGATGAAAATGCCACACGCAGTAGAAAGCAGCACACCAGCCCCAAGTGCACGTAAACCTGCTAAGCAAAATATCCATCGTATCTTACGCTTTATTTAGAAGAAagtagaataaaaaaaaaaagtctttcataatttttaaattttaatatttttgaatatatatatatatgtgtgtgtgtgtatgcatgccTTGATAGGTCTCCCAGGGATGAACTGAGCCGTCCTGATTCCTGTCAAAGAAGAAAGCATGCTTCTGCATAAGGTTGTTTTCATCTGGTTTAAATTTTCCTGCAGAAAACCAAGAAAAATTTGTAGTCCACATGAAAAATTTTCTCTAAGAAGAGCAAAAGCAATTAATACTATaagaaataagtaaatatatatataaacatataccCTTTTCTTGCTTGTCGCTTATTATGGAATATGTGGAATCCATTGAATTCGAACTCAGAAGAGatgaagaaaggaaaagaaagcaGAAGAAGCTAAGAGAGAGTATTGTGCTTTTACGCATTTTTTTATTCTGATAATTGTTTCCTTCCCTTGTTCTGAGGATAGTTTTCCTTTCATTTCTCCATAATTTATAGGAAATTTCTGAATAAACATAGAGCATGCAAACAGTGACAGagctaaattttatcttttcaacaaaatctttaatttcacttgatctaattttttatttttttatatagatattaaaaataaaattctgaaGTTGTGATTAAAAGTAGTTAGAAAAAActtatatgaaaaaatttttgcaaattgaatcaattttaagattttttttatatataatttgaataatttaaccTATCAGAagtattatttgatttattcatattttgtttcttttaaaaaaattaataatctacATCATAATCTATTAAACTAAGTTTTtcgagaattttttttttctaaccataactaaaactattttttaaaaaaattataaaatttatttttataaattcaaatagtctaatatataatttcaatcacaaacaagaaataaataaaaataatgatcacttttaataataaaaattaattctgtaaaaataaattaaataataaataaataacttattttttttgaatattttgaaaaagaaatagAATATTTAGAGTTGAAatcttgaaaattaaaaataatttttttattgaaaaagaaTAAAGAAGGAGCTAGAGTGATtagtgtaaaatattttttagaattacAATTTCATTTACaagagaattattattaaatttttaaatttttaaaaaattttttagcttgtttttatattcaaattactcgttcattatattttataaattaaattatttagaccACCTGTAAACAAAAACTGTTATTCAACTCATTTTGGCCTTAGtcagagaaaataaataatattaatatttaaatttataaatactaaataatatgttatatgagtaaataatatattaatgaatttataaaaaaattaaaaaattttgattttatataatataactacattttaattatataattttcaaataaaaataaagtaatgaattttaaaaattttatttaaaatttatcatattgttgaaaaatattttctacataatatttttttaaatataaattatttttgaaaaacgaactgaaattttaatttaatgctAAGCGACACAGagcagtttttatatttttattctcgcgttcaaaataattattttgtgcAGCTTACGGATGGACTTATCTCTTTCAGTATCAAATGTATTTATTTTGCTTTAAATGCAATTTGCAtgttaaatgaaataaaatgtaattattttttttttcatagttTAGTATACTTTTTTAgaagagaaataaaataaaataaaatatatatttaagtaattttttaatttattcaaaagaTAGATTTTTTTAGTTGTTATTATTTAACAtgaaattttagaaatatttaaaaaaactcaaaagaaaatattttaatctactGATTTGTTAGATCTTAATCTAAATAGTTATCAATTTGATATCTTGCATTTTGTTtggtaaaattttaataagaaaaaataaaaatactaataaGGAGATTGttccttttttatttgaatgaaaagaaaataaaaaaaaaagtgaaaataaatttattt
Protein-coding sequences here:
- the LOC110604698 gene encoding probable peroxygenase 4 isoform X2; protein product: MRKSTILSLSFFCFLFLSSSLLSSNSMDSTYSIISDKQEKGKFKPDENNLMQKHAFFFDRNQDGSVHPWETYQGLRALGAGVLLSTACGIFINGAFSQLTRPGKFPSLLFPIELRNIVLAKIKSGTDTYDEKGRISTWTQWSLTYHLFKDEHGLLKKDTLRGLYDGSTFEKREKELKEKRNALAKKKASI
- the LOC110604698 gene encoding probable peroxygenase 4 isoform X1, whose protein sequence is MRKSTILSLSFFCFLFLSSSLLSSNSMDSTYSIISDKQEKGKFKPDENNLMQKHAFFFDRNQDGSVHPWETYQGLRALGAGVLLSTACGIFINGAFSQLTRPGKFPSLLFPIELRNIVLAKIKSGTDTYDEKGRFIEEKFENIFRDYARTHSDALTRSELSEMRRAHKKPKDYFGWISTWTQWSLTYHLFKDEHGLLKKDTLRGLYDGSTFEKREKELKEKRNALAKKKASI